In Daucus carota subsp. sativus chromosome 4, DH1 v3.0, whole genome shotgun sequence, one DNA window encodes the following:
- the LOC108216905 gene encoding PHD finger protein MALE MEIOCYTE DEATH 1 — protein sequence MTNSKQILESFKKRKRMPKLYDFHTFADPGCPITLTGPFRDNIRHFLQQCAQLEDYSIDGMPIWCTFLLHESKGLVIPLYTIEETAKNSFQPYCDQCRCTGWSHHFVTKRKYHMIIPVDDEWTKPLNDGVFHMHTHLLHGLIHCNGFGHLLCINGMEGGSKFLYGKEIMDLWDRICTNLHTRKITVEDVSVKRGMDLRLLHGIAYGRPWFGRWGYKFCQGSFGVTSEKYERAIELLSSLGLDQIIQDFCSSKLYSDVKRIICYYRDMSESELITIRDLFHFMLSLKSRGLPARRSPSNAVLSVCSRSSARKNVQNKNVSKRKNGRCKKFTTLASNLDSRWPMKRMQYVAEVVVNALKEKKAANGGYNCGMSRQEVRDAARMRIGDTGLIDYMLKSMNNVIVGGYVVCRDVNPQTRVLEYTIEEACENGAAVQVDPESDLVVLSQDQPQAIMPGIDVYSDIAYLYNNVLLEYQNSEWVELAVERVIDSKQFVKEWLFIDEPDQLLRFVCRVIPSLSDLETEFTRGYPPGEHIAVPLHLTVGELKEVIQHAMRDTYYIMESILVTEVRGLEGVDDGEVLFGIVESGSELCFRAVGMDFGSELKYEGGADNWTVKCKCGTRDDDGERMVACDLCEVWQHTRCIGIDDFDTMPPFFVCDSCCAALAPPRTIQPSFEYDFNSLGTCLNY from the exons ATGACCAATTCGAAGCAAATCTTGGAGAGCTTCAAGAAGAGAAAAAGGATGCCAAAGCTCTATGATTTCCACACATTTGCAGACCCGGGTTGCCCCATTACTCTCACGGGTCCTTTTCGAGATAATATTCGACATTTTCTGCAGCAATGTGCTCAACTTGAAGACTACAGCATTGATGGGATGCCAATTTGGTGCACTTTTCTTCTTCACGAAAGCAAAGGCCTTGTGATTCCTCTCTACACCATTGAAGAAACTGCCAAGAACTCGTTTCAGCCCTACTGTGATCAATGTCGATGCACTG GTTGGAGTCACCATTTCGTGACAAAAAGAAAGTATCACATGATTATCCCAGTTGATGATGAATGGACTAAGCCACTGAATGATGGCGTTTTTCATATGCACACTCATCTTTTGCATGGGTTGATTCATTGCAATGGTTTCGGCCATCTTCTTTGTATCAATGGGATGGAAGGTGGATCTAAGTTCTTGTATGGTAAAGAGATAATGGATCTTTGGGACAGAATATGCACCAATCTTCACACTCG TAAAATTACAGTGGAGGATGTGTCTGTGAAAAGGGGGATGGATCTTCGGTTGCTTCATGGTATCGCATACGGAAGGCCATGGTTTGGCAGATGGGGATATAAATTTTGCCAAGGGAGTTTTGGAGTAACAAGTGAAAAGTATGAGAGGGCTATTGAGCTTCTTAGTTCTCTTGGACTTGATCAAATCATTCAAGACTTTTGTTCTTCAAAACTCTATAGTGATGTCAAGAGGATCATCTGCTATTACAGGGACATGAGTGAATCTGAACTGATCACAATCAGGGATCTATTTCACTTCATGCTTTCTCTCAAGTCCCGAGGTTTGCCTGCGAGAAGATCCCCCTCTAATGCTGTCCTATCAGTTTGTTCAAGATCCTCAGCAAGAAAAAATGTGCAGAATAAGAATGTCAGCAAAAGGAAAAATGGAAGGTGCAAGAAATTCACTACACTGGCTTCCAATTTAGACAGTAGGTGGCCAATGAAAAGAATGCAGTATGTTGCTGAAGTTGTTGTTAATGCACTTAAAGAAAAGAAAGCAGCAAATGGTGGATATAATTGTGGAATGAGCAGGCAAGAAGTCCGGGACGCTGCTCGTATGCGAATTGGAGATACTGGCTTGATCGATTACATGTTAAAATCAATGAACAATGTCATTGTTGGTGGGTACGTCGTATGTCGAGATGTGAACCCACAAACTCGGGTGCTGGAATACACTATTGAAGAGGCTTGTGAGAATGGAGCTGCTGTTCAGGTTGATCCAGAATCGGATTTGGTTGTGCTTTCACAGGATCAGCCACAGGCTATAATGCCTGGCATTGACGTTTATTCAGATATTGCATACTTGTACAACAATGTGCTTTTGGAATATCAGAACTCAGAATGGGTTGAGTTGGCGGTTGAAAGAGTCATTGATAGTAAACAGTTTGTCAAAGAGTGGCTTTTCATAGACGAGCCTGATCAGCTACTGAGGTTTGTTTGTAGGGTGATTCCTAGTTTGAGTGATTTGGAAACTGAATTTACAAGGGGATATCCACCGGGAGAGCACATTGCAGTTCCTTTGCACTTAACAGTTGGCGAGTTAAAAGAAGTGATCCAGCATGCAATGAGGGATACTTATTATATCATGGAGAGTATTTTGGTAACTGAAGTTAGGGGACTGGAGGGAGTGGATGATGGAGAAGTGTTATTTGGCATAGTTGAATCAGGGTCTGAACTATGCTTTAGGGCTGTAGGAATGGATTTTGGTTCTGAATTGAAGTATGAAGGCGGGGCAGATAATTGGACTGTTAAATGCAAATGTGGAACAAGGGATGATGATGGGGAGAGGATGGTGGCTTGTGATCTTTGTGAGGTCTGGCAGCACACTCGCTGCATTGGCATTGACGATTTTGATACCATGCCGCCATTCTTTGTGTGTGACAGCTGTTGTGCTGCCCTTGCTCCTCCAAGAACCATCCAGCCGAGCTTTGAATATGACTTCAACTCTCTTGGGACTTGTCTTAACTACTGA
- the LOC108218037 gene encoding U-box domain-containing protein 21, translating to MTFSFRRRKGNSAKRNGLPGSNHVMELTIPSHFRCPISLDLMKDPVTLSTGITYDRESIEKWIESGNETCPVTNQVLVAFDLIPNHSIRKMIQDWSVENKAYGIERIPTPKVVLTSYDVLDVSSKINAAINHGDAVKCRELVRKINAWAKENERNKVIIIENGFGFVLASSFDALASVSVEKHEGLLEEILSTLIWMFPLGLESQAKLVSPSSLRCMAWFLKSKNFSTKQNAVLAIKDLLSLDQQRAIALLEVHRDVLDSLIFLLKEPICPTSAKANCLMVIYSIITLPKTSEIGTSRLLKMGLVSLLLEILVDSEKSLSQKALGVLDSICSTYEGREEARKNALTVPVIVKKILRVSAAATEFSVSILWKLCENGDRKVLVEALEVGGFQKVLVALQMGCGEQTKGKATELLKWMNQNRKKLNCFETSADLRYLKKSY from the coding sequence ATGACATTTTCATTTAGAAGAAGGAAGGGTAACAGTGCCAAAAGAAATGGTCTACCAGGCTCGAATCACGTCATGGAACTCACAATTCCTTCGCATTTCAGGTGCCCTATATCTCTCGACTTGATGAAAGATCCGGTGACACTGTCAACCGGGATCACATACGACAGAGAAAGTATCGAAAAATGGATTGAATCAGGCAATGAGACCTGCCCTGTTACCAATCAAGTCTTGGTAGCCTTTGACCTTATACCAAATCACTCTATTCGAAAGATGATCCAAGATTGGTCGGTGGAGAACAAGGCTTATGGCATTGAGAGAATTCCTACCCCCAAAGTCGTTTTGACGTCGTATGATGTACTAGATGTTTCTTCGAAGATTAATGCTGCAATCAACCATGGGGATGCAGTCAAGTGCAGGGAATTGGTTAGAAAGATCAATGCATGGGCTAAAGAGAATGAAAGAAACAAAGTGATCATCATTGAGAATGGATTTGGCTTCGTGTTAGCCTCTTCGTTTGATGCTCTTGCTAGTGTTTCGGTTGAGAAACATGAAGGTCTGTTGGAGGAAATTTTATCTACATTGATTTGGATGTTTCCGCTTGGCTTGGAGAGCCAAGCTAAGCTTGTTTCACCTTCATCTCTACGCTGCATGGCCTGGTTTTTGAAAAGCAAAAATTTTTCCACCAAACAGAACGCGGTTTTAGCAATTAAAGATCTGCTTTCTCTGGATCAACAAAGGGCTATTGCATTATTAGAGGTTCATCGAGATGTTCTTGATTCATTAATTTTTCTATTGAAAGAGCCCATCTGCCCTACATCAGCAAAGGCCAACTGCCTAATGGTAATTTATAGTATTATTACGCTCCCCAAAACAAGTGAAATAGGTACATCTAGATTATTGAAAATGGGCCTAGTCTCCTTACTGCTAGAAATTCTTGTAGATTCTGAGAAGAGCCTATCTCAGAAGGCTTTAGGAGTTTTGGACAGTATTTGTAGTACTTATGAAGGGAGAGAAGAGGCTCGAAAAAATGCATTGACAGTGCCAGTGATCGTGAAAAAGATTTTACGGGTGTCTGCAGCTGCAACAGAGTTTTCAGTGTCAATTTTGTGGAAATTGTGTGAGAATGGGGATAGAAAAGTTTTGGTGGAAGCATTGGAAGTGGGAGGATTTCAAAAAGTATTGGTTGCTTTACAAATGGGGTGCGGCGAGCAGACAAAGGGGAAGGCTACAGAGTTGTTAAAATGGATGAATCAGAACAGAAAGAAGCTAAACTGTTTCGAAACATCAGCTGATTTAAGGTATCTCAAGAAGTCATATTGA
- the LOC108217372 gene encoding ethylene-responsive transcription factor 1B: protein MNYPSSPYSWDELLHHHSFLPSPLEYHQLNSPQLFSAFADHEPPESSNTYWSRSTNNDEEMILKMKQEQELIADDIKNEEKRYIGVRRRPWGKFAAEIRDSTRNGRRVWLGTFDSDEEAALVYDQAAYLMRGSLAHLNFSVKRVQDSLREVKYRCKEGCSPAEALKESHKMRCNTMRSKNKKINKQNSNMFVFQDLGADLLEELLNKSAESSSTCF from the coding sequence ATGAACTATCCCTCTTCCCCTTATTCTTGGGATGAACTTCTCCATCATCACAGCTTCCTTCCATCTCCCCTAGAATATCATCAACTAAACTCACCACAACTCTTCAGTGCCTTCGCAGATCACGAACCACCAGAATCGTCCAATACATATTGGTCGAGGAGCACGAATAACGACGAAGAGATGATCTTGAAGATGAAACAAGAGCAAGAATTAATAGCGGATGATATAAAGAACGAGGAGAAACGTTACATAGGCGTTCGAAGACGGCCGTGGGGGAAATTTGCAGCGGAGATTCGAGATTCTACCAGAAATGGAAGGAGGGTTTGGCTGGGAACATTTGACAGCGACGAGGAGGCGGCCCTGGTGTATGATCAAGCTGCGTATTTGATGCGCGGATCTCTCGCTCATCTCAATTTTTCGGTGAAAAGAGTACAAGATTCTCTCCGAGAAGTCAAGTATAGGTGTAAGGAGGGATGTTCTCCTGCCGAGGCCTTAAAGGAGAGCCATAAGATGAGATGTAATACTATGAGAAGTAAGAACAagaagattaacaaacaaaatagTAATATGTTTGTATTCCAGGACTTGGGAGCTGATTTGCTAGAGGAGCTTCTTAACAAGTCTGCAGAGAGTTCTTCTACATGTTTTTAG